One Bradyrhizobium manausense DNA segment encodes these proteins:
- a CDS encoding glutamate--cysteine ligase, giving the protein MARDQIDMTPLQSRDELVAWFEAGCKDPSEFRMGTEHEKTPFTLEGHRPVPYEGARGIGALLEGMKLLLGWEPIMEKGNIIGLYDVTGGGAISLEPGGQFELSGAPVENVHQTQSELMAHLAQVREIATPLGIGFLGLGMTPSWSRADIPVMPKGRYKIMTNYMPKVGQYGLDMMYRTCTVQTNLDFSSEADMVKKLRVSLALQPVATALFANSPFTEGKPNGFLSFRSEIWRDTDNARAGMMPWAFEDGMGFERYVDYALDVPMYFVKRDEDYIDVSGSSFRAFFDGRNNNLPGERPTLSDWANHLSTIFPEVRLKRYLEMRGSDGGPWGRLPALSAFWAGLLYDDVSLDAAWDLVKHWTASERQALRDDVPRFGFKARIKDRYLFEIAKECLVLAHAGLRRRGRIDAIGRDETRHLEPLDRIIDSGRTPAEEMLEKFNGAWNGSVEPAYAEYAF; this is encoded by the coding sequence ATGGCGCGAGACCAGATCGATATGACGCCGCTGCAATCGCGCGACGAACTCGTTGCGTGGTTCGAGGCAGGCTGCAAGGACCCGTCCGAATTCCGCATGGGCACCGAGCACGAGAAGACGCCGTTCACGCTCGAAGGCCACCGTCCGGTGCCGTATGAGGGCGCGCGCGGCATCGGCGCCCTGCTCGAAGGCATGAAGCTTCTGCTCGGCTGGGAGCCGATCATGGAGAAGGGCAACATCATCGGTCTCTACGACGTCACCGGCGGCGGCGCGATCTCGCTCGAGCCGGGCGGACAGTTCGAATTGTCAGGCGCGCCGGTCGAGAACGTGCATCAGACCCAGAGCGAACTGATGGCGCATCTGGCGCAGGTGCGCGAGATCGCGACACCGCTCGGCATCGGTTTCCTCGGCCTCGGCATGACGCCGTCCTGGTCGCGCGCCGACATCCCGGTGATGCCCAAGGGCCGCTACAAGATCATGACCAATTACATGCCGAAGGTCGGCCAGTACGGCCTCGACATGATGTACCGAACCTGCACGGTGCAGACCAATCTCGACTTTTCCTCCGAAGCTGACATGGTCAAGAAGCTGCGCGTCTCGCTGGCGCTCCAGCCGGTCGCAACCGCCCTGTTCGCGAACTCGCCGTTCACCGAAGGCAAGCCGAACGGCTTCCTCTCCTTCCGCTCCGAGATCTGGCGCGACACCGACAATGCCCGCGCCGGGATGATGCCGTGGGCGTTCGAGGACGGCATGGGCTTTGAGCGCTATGTCGACTATGCGCTCGACGTGCCCATGTATTTCGTCAAGCGCGACGAGGACTACATCGACGTGTCGGGCTCCTCGTTCCGCGCCTTCTTCGACGGCCGCAACAACAACCTGCCCGGCGAGCGTCCGACGCTGTCGGACTGGGCCAACCATCTCTCGACGATCTTCCCCGAGGTGCGGCTGAAGCGTTATCTCGAGATGCGCGGCTCCGACGGCGGCCCGTGGGGCCGCCTGCCGGCGCTGTCCGCGTTCTGGGCCGGGCTGCTCTATGACGATGTGTCGCTCGATGCCGCCTGGGACCTGGTGAAGCACTGGACCGCGTCGGAGCGTCAGGCCCTGCGCGACGACGTGCCGCGCTTCGGCTTCAAGGCGCGCATCAAGGATCGCTATCTGTTCGAGATCGCCAAGGAATGCCTCGTTCTGGCACATGCCGGCCTGCGTCGCCGCGGCCGCATCGATGCGATCGGCCGCGACGAAACGCGGCATCTGGAGCCGCTCGATCGCATCATCGATTCCGGCCGGACCCCGGCCGAGGAGATGCTCGAGAAGTTCAACGGGGCCTGGAACGGCTCGGTGGAACCCGCTTACGCGGAATACGCGTTCTAG
- a CDS encoding nucleotidyltransferase family protein — protein MDESRFIALALKNPVNVAIIDELHRLALPDAWLVSGCLVQSVWNVLTGRVIDHGIADYDVFYFDPDTSWGAEDAVIRKLQARLDHLGAKIETRNQARVHLWYPAKHGLPYPPLSCSIDGIGRFLTQNTQLGVKRTDSGFDVYAPHGFDDVAGLIVRPNPGPNFSAANYAAKAARWKTRWPELTVIAPQ, from the coding sequence ATGGATGAATCCCGCTTCATCGCGCTGGCGCTGAAGAACCCGGTCAACGTTGCGATCATCGACGAGCTACATCGACTCGCGCTGCCGGATGCATGGTTGGTCTCGGGATGCCTCGTGCAATCGGTGTGGAATGTGCTCACCGGGCGCGTCATCGATCATGGCATCGCCGATTACGACGTCTTCTATTTCGATCCAGATACGTCATGGGGCGCAGAGGACGCCGTGATCCGCAAGCTACAGGCCCGGCTCGATCATCTCGGCGCCAAGATCGAGACCCGCAACCAGGCACGCGTGCATCTGTGGTACCCGGCCAAGCACGGCCTGCCCTATCCGCCGCTGTCGTGCTCGATTGACGGCATCGGCCGCTTCCTCACGCAGAACACGCAACTCGGCGTGAAGCGCACGGACAGCGGTTTCGACGTCTATGCGCCGCACGGCTTCGATGACGTCGCAGGCCTGATCGTCCGACCCAATCCGGGCCCGAATTTTTCCGCGGCGAACTACGCGGCGAAGGCGGCCCGATGGAAGACGCGTTGGCCTGAGCTCACGGTGATCGCGCCGCAGTGA
- the tldD gene encoding metalloprotease TldD encodes MTNPATTSLLDRANLDRDQVRNEVARGLAGADDGELFLEYSQTEALMFDNGRLKQATYDTSQGFGLRAVKDDAVGYAHSSDVSLPALIRAADAVAAVRGGYSGSFSAPPAHTNVRLYSDDNPLDAPGFETKVKLLAEIDAYLRDKDPRVRQVSVSLGATWQVVEILRPDGESYRDIRPLVRVNVSVVAGQGDRQESGSKGYGGRAGYAEFIESKNWRDAADGALREALVNLESIPAPAGEMDVVLGAGWPGVMLHEAVGHGLEGDFNRKKTSAFAGLMGQQVAAKGVTVVDDGTIASRRGSLSIDDEGTPTNRTVLIEDGILVGYMQDRQNARLMNMKPTGNGRRQGYAHVPMPRMTNTYMLAGDRDPAEILASVKNGVFAANFGGGQVDITSGKYVFQCTEAYKIENGKIGAPLKGAMLIGNGPTDLHRIRMIGNDLALDTGIGTCGKNGQGVPVGVGQPSLLMERITVGGTGG; translated from the coding sequence ATGACCAACCCTGCCACAACCTCCCTGCTCGACCGCGCCAATCTCGACCGCGACCAGGTTCGCAACGAGGTCGCGCGCGGGCTTGCCGGTGCCGACGACGGCGAATTGTTCCTCGAATACAGCCAGACCGAAGCGCTGATGTTCGACAATGGGCGGCTGAAGCAGGCGACCTACGATACCTCACAAGGATTCGGCCTGCGTGCCGTCAAGGACGACGCGGTCGGATATGCGCATTCCTCCGACGTGTCGCTGCCGGCGCTGATTCGCGCCGCCGACGCAGTCGCGGCCGTCCGCGGCGGCTATTCCGGCAGCTTCTCCGCTCCGCCAGCGCACACCAACGTGCGGCTTTATAGCGACGACAATCCGCTCGACGCGCCGGGCTTCGAGACAAAGGTCAAACTGCTCGCCGAGATCGACGCTTATCTGCGCGACAAGGATCCGCGGGTGCGGCAGGTCAGCGTCAGCCTGGGTGCGACCTGGCAGGTGGTCGAGATCCTGCGGCCCGACGGCGAAAGCTATCGCGATATCCGCCCCCTGGTGCGCGTCAACGTCTCCGTCGTCGCCGGCCAGGGTGACCGCCAGGAGAGCGGCAGCAAGGGCTATGGCGGCCGGGCCGGCTACGCCGAGTTCATCGAGAGCAAGAACTGGCGCGACGCCGCCGATGGCGCGCTGCGCGAGGCACTCGTCAATCTGGAATCGATTCCCGCGCCCGCCGGTGAAATGGACGTCGTGCTCGGGGCCGGCTGGCCCGGCGTGATGCTGCACGAAGCTGTCGGCCATGGCCTTGAGGGCGACTTCAACCGCAAGAAAACCTCGGCGTTTGCCGGTCTGATGGGCCAGCAGGTTGCCGCCAAGGGCGTCACCGTTGTGGACGACGGCACCATCGCCTCGCGGCGCGGCTCGCTGTCGATCGACGACGAGGGCACACCGACCAACCGCACAGTGTTGATCGAGGACGGCATCCTGGTCGGCTACATGCAGGACCGCCAGAACGCGCGGTTGATGAACATGAAGCCGACCGGCAACGGCCGGCGCCAGGGCTACGCCCATGTGCCGATGCCGCGCATGACCAACACCTACATGCTCGCGGGCGACCGCGACCCGGCCGAGATTCTCGCGTCGGTGAAGAATGGCGTGTTTGCCGCGAATTTCGGCGGCGGACAGGTCGATATCACCTCGGGCAAATACGTCTTCCAGTGCACCGAGGCCTACAAGATCGAGAACGGCAAGATCGGCGCGCCGCTGAAGGGCGCCATGCTGATCGGCAACGGGCCGACCGACCTGCATCGCATCCGCATGATCGGCAACGATCTCGCGCTCGATACCGGCATCGGCACCTGCGGCAAGAACGGTCAGGGCGTGCCTGTTGGTGTCGGCCAGCCGTCGCTTCTGATGGAACGCATTACGGTGGGTGGAACGGGCGGATGA
- a CDS encoding FAD-dependent oxidoreductase, whose product MAYKNFRVETDSDGIALVTWDIPGRSMNVLDETSTSELDAIVKATTADAAVKGVVITSAKDAFCAGADLSMLEGMNQAYAKVFKEQGETAANQMLFDQSRRFSLVLRSIETSGKPWAAAINGLALGGGFEITLCCHYRVAAENPKTRLGLPEVKVGLFPGAGGTQRVPRLVQPQDAMTILLKGDPVTVEKAKALNLIHAIVPAADLIKAAKDWIKGGGKAIAPWDEKGFKLPGGPVFSKAGMMMFPAGNAIYRRETYDNYPAARAIMSCVYEGLQLPIDAALRVESRYFTSVLRSKEAAAMIRSLFLSMQELNKGARRPKDVPATKVKKIAVIGAGFMGASVGYVSARAGLDVVLIDRDQESADKGKAHAQKVIEDQIKKGRAKPTDAEALLARITPTADYAALKDVDLVIEAVFEDRKVKADTFAKAQEHMKPDVIFASNTSTLPITSLAESFKDQGKFVGIHFFSPVEKMMLVEIIKGKNTGDVALATALDYVRQIGKTPIVVNDSRGFFANRCVGRYVAEGNEMFLEGVPPAMIENCAKMAGMPVGPLSLSDEVALDLGLKIMKATEADLGPNAINPDQKKLMVEMVETQGRLGRKNSKGFYDYPEKGKGQKSLWPGLSALQPKQLDPDTLDVEELKQRFLVVQAVEAARTVEDHVITDPREADVGSILGFGFAPFTGGTLSYIDFMGTKNFVELCHKLEAKYGSRFTPPRLLEEMAAKGETFYGRFAPKKAAAA is encoded by the coding sequence ATGGCTTACAAGAATTTCAGGGTTGAGACCGATTCCGACGGCATCGCGCTCGTCACCTGGGACATCCCGGGCCGTTCGATGAACGTGCTCGACGAGACCTCGACCAGCGAGCTCGACGCGATCGTCAAGGCAACCACGGCTGATGCCGCAGTGAAGGGCGTCGTCATCACCTCCGCCAAGGACGCCTTTTGCGCCGGCGCCGACCTCTCCATGCTCGAGGGCATGAACCAGGCCTACGCAAAGGTCTTCAAGGAGCAGGGCGAGACCGCGGCGAACCAGATGCTGTTCGACCAGAGCCGCCGCTTCTCGCTGGTGCTGCGCTCGATCGAAACGTCAGGCAAGCCGTGGGCGGCCGCGATCAATGGCCTCGCGCTCGGCGGCGGTTTCGAGATCACGCTATGCTGCCACTACCGCGTGGCAGCGGAGAATCCCAAGACCCGCCTTGGTCTGCCCGAGGTCAAGGTCGGCCTGTTCCCCGGCGCAGGCGGCACGCAGCGCGTGCCGCGCCTGGTGCAGCCGCAGGACGCGATGACGATCCTGCTCAAGGGCGATCCGGTTACGGTCGAGAAGGCGAAGGCGCTGAATCTGATTCACGCCATCGTCCCCGCTGCTGACCTGATCAAGGCTGCCAAGGACTGGATCAAGGGCGGCGGCAAGGCCATCGCGCCCTGGGACGAGAAGGGCTTCAAGCTTCCGGGCGGCCCGGTGTTCTCCAAGGCCGGCATGATGATGTTCCCGGCCGGCAACGCGATCTACCGTCGCGAGACCTACGACAACTATCCCGCCGCGCGCGCGATCATGAGCTGCGTCTATGAAGGCCTGCAGTTGCCGATCGACGCCGCGTTGCGCGTCGAGTCGCGCTACTTCACCTCGGTGCTGCGCTCGAAGGAAGCTGCTGCAATGATCCGCAGCCTGTTCCTGTCGATGCAGGAACTGAACAAGGGTGCGCGCCGTCCGAAGGACGTGCCCGCAACCAAGGTGAAGAAGATCGCCGTGATCGGCGCCGGCTTCATGGGCGCGAGCGTAGGCTATGTCTCGGCCCGTGCCGGCCTCGACGTCGTGCTGATTGATCGCGACCAGGAAAGCGCCGACAAGGGCAAGGCGCATGCGCAGAAGGTGATCGAGGACCAGATCAAGAAGGGCCGCGCGAAACCCACGGACGCTGAAGCGCTGCTCGCGCGCATCACGCCGACCGCGGACTACGCGGCGCTGAAGGACGTTGACCTCGTTATCGAGGCCGTGTTCGAGGACCGCAAGGTCAAGGCTGACACCTTTGCCAAGGCGCAGGAGCATATGAAGCCCGACGTGATCTTCGCGTCGAACACATCGACGCTGCCGATCACCTCGCTGGCCGAAAGCTTCAAGGACCAGGGCAAGTTCGTCGGCATCCACTTCTTCTCGCCGGTCGAGAAGATGATGCTGGTCGAGATCATCAAGGGCAAGAACACCGGCGATGTCGCGCTCGCAACCGCGCTCGATTATGTCCGGCAGATCGGCAAGACGCCGATCGTCGTCAACGACTCCAGAGGCTTCTTCGCCAACCGCTGCGTCGGCCGTTACGTCGCCGAAGGCAACGAGATGTTCCTGGAAGGCGTGCCGCCGGCGATGATCGAGAACTGCGCCAAGATGGCCGGCATGCCGGTCGGCCCGCTCTCGCTCTCGGACGAAGTCGCGCTCGACCTCGGCCTCAAGATCATGAAGGCGACCGAAGCCGATCTCGGCCCCAACGCCATCAACCCCGATCAGAAGAAGCTGATGGTGGAGATGGTCGAGACGCAGGGTCGTCTCGGTCGCAAGAACAGCAAGGGCTTCTACGACTATCCCGAGAAGGGTAAGGGTCAGAAAAGCCTGTGGCCGGGCCTCTCTGCGCTGCAGCCGAAGCAGCTCGACCCCGACACGCTCGACGTCGAGGAGCTGAAGCAGCGCTTCCTGGTCGTGCAGGCGGTGGAAGCCGCGCGCACGGTCGAGGATCACGTCATCACCGATCCCCGCGAAGCGGATGTCGGCTCGATCCTCGGCTTCGGCTTCGCGCCGTTTACCGGCGGCACGCTGTCCTACATCGACTTCATGGGCACGAAGAATTTCGTCGAGCTCTGCCACAAGCTCGAGGCGAAGTACGGCTCGCGCTTCACGCCGCCGAGGCTGCTCGAAGAGATGGCGGCGAAGGGCGAAACCTTCTACGGCCGCTTCGCGCCGAAGAAGGCGGCCGCTGCTTGA
- the gstA gene encoding glutathione transferase GstA gives MKLYYSPGACSLSPHIALLEAGLPYELVKVDIRAKKLENGEDYLKVNPKGQVPALGLDSGEIVTEGPVIVQMIADKAPAKALAPARDSSERYKLLEWLNFLTSEVHKSFGPMFAPALNDDAKAFFKDRVMGKLKHIDSQLAGKDYLMGKQFSVADGYLFTMLTWGDRMKFDLSAMPNLTAYKARVAARPKVQEALKKEGLAQAA, from the coding sequence ATGAAACTGTATTACTCGCCCGGCGCCTGCTCGCTGTCCCCCCATATCGCACTCCTGGAGGCCGGCCTGCCCTATGAGCTGGTCAAGGTCGATATCCGGGCCAAGAAGCTCGAGAACGGTGAAGACTATCTGAAGGTCAATCCCAAGGGTCAGGTCCCCGCGCTCGGCCTCGACAGCGGTGAGATCGTGACCGAAGGCCCGGTCATTGTCCAGATGATCGCCGACAAGGCTCCGGCCAAGGCGCTAGCGCCCGCGCGCGACAGTTCCGAGCGCTACAAGCTACTCGAATGGCTGAACTTCCTGACCTCCGAGGTGCACAAGAGCTTCGGCCCGATGTTCGCGCCGGCGCTGAACGACGACGCCAAGGCGTTCTTCAAGGATCGTGTCATGGGCAAGCTGAAGCACATCGACAGCCAGCTCGCCGGCAAAGACTACCTCATGGGCAAGCAGTTCTCGGTCGCCGACGGATATCTCTTCACGATGCTGACCTGGGGTGACCGCATGAAGTTCGACCTCTCCGCCATGCCCAACCTCACTGCCTACAAGGCCCGCGTCGCCGCGCGGCCGAAGGTGCAGGAAGCCCTGAAGAAAGAAGGGCTGGCGCAGGCCGCCTGA
- a CDS encoding MarR family winged helix-turn-helix transcriptional regulator, with protein MKRKPSTEATSAWIRLMRVQSRVLDCVEQDLKKAGFPPLAWYDALLELSRAPSGELRPVELERQMLIPQYSTSRLIDRLVDEGLAARRECKIDKRGQFVEITEAGRELQKRMWGAYSAAIEKYVGSKLSDADAVKLSGLLDRLGCACGEMKLPPVVNNANETSPSR; from the coding sequence ATGAAACGTAAACCATCGACCGAGGCAACCAGTGCCTGGATCCGCCTGATGCGGGTTCAGAGCCGTGTGCTCGACTGCGTCGAGCAGGACCTGAAGAAGGCCGGGTTCCCGCCGCTGGCATGGTACGACGCGCTGCTCGAATTGTCGCGCGCGCCCTCCGGCGAACTGCGTCCGGTGGAACTCGAACGGCAGATGCTGATCCCGCAATACTCCACCTCGCGCCTGATCGACCGCCTGGTCGACGAAGGCCTTGCCGCCCGGCGCGAATGCAAGATCGACAAGCGCGGCCAGTTCGTGGAGATCACGGAAGCCGGCCGCGAATTGCAGAAGCGGATGTGGGGCGCCTACTCGGCTGCGATCGAAAAATATGTCGGCTCGAAACTGTCCGATGCCGATGCCGTCAAGCTCAGCGGTCTGCTCGACCGGCTGGGCTGCGCGTGCGGCGAGATGAAACTGCCGCCCGTCGTCAACAACGCCAACGAAACCTCGCCGTCGCGATGA
- a CDS encoding invasion associated locus B family protein codes for MGLSRCMARLALRPTDGLTTLIGLLAVALFLALPGDAHAQGAVRSVHGDWQIRCDTPPGAQAEQCALIQSVVAEDRSNAGLTVIVLKTADQKSRLMRVVAPLGVLLPSGLGLKLDNQDVGRAGFVRCLPNGCVAEVVMDDKLLGQLRSAKTATFIIFETPEEGIGFPLSLNGLGEGYDKLP; via the coding sequence ATGGGGCTTTCGAGATGCATGGCAAGATTGGCTCTCCGGCCGACTGACGGTCTCACGACGCTGATCGGCCTCCTGGCTGTCGCCCTCTTCCTTGCGCTACCCGGTGATGCCCATGCGCAGGGCGCGGTGCGCTCCGTGCATGGCGACTGGCAGATTCGTTGCGATACCCCGCCGGGCGCCCAGGCCGAGCAATGCGCCCTGATCCAGAGCGTGGTGGCGGAAGACCGCTCCAATGCCGGCCTCACCGTGATCGTGCTCAAGACCGCCGACCAGAAGAGCCGCCTGATGCGCGTGGTCGCCCCGCTCGGCGTGCTGCTGCCCTCAGGCCTCGGGCTCAAGCTCGACAACCAGGACGTCGGCCGCGCCGGCTTCGTCCGCTGCCTGCCCAATGGCTGCGTCGCCGAGGTCGTCATGGACGACAAGCTGCTCGGCCAGCTCCGCAGCGCCAAGACCGCGACCTTCATCATCTTCGAGACGCCCGAGGAAGGCATCGGTTTCCCGCTCAGCCTGAACGGGCTCGGCGAGGGCTATGACAAGCTGCCGTAG
- a CDS encoding MmcQ/YjbR family DNA-binding protein: MTFDDVRKFVLTWPEVEDGTSYGTPALKVRKKMLARLKEDGDSLVMPDVPIDERAMLVESQPKIFYLTDHYADYPIVLIRLSKAKRMIVEPLLRRRWRALASKAARADYDARAKA; encoded by the coding sequence ATGACCTTCGACGACGTCAGAAAATTTGTGCTGACGTGGCCGGAGGTCGAGGACGGCACCTCCTACGGCACGCCCGCGCTAAAAGTGCGCAAGAAGATGCTGGCGCGCCTGAAAGAGGATGGCGACAGCCTGGTGATGCCTGACGTCCCGATCGACGAGCGCGCGATGCTGGTCGAGAGCCAGCCGAAGATCTTCTATCTCACCGACCACTATGCCGATTATCCGATCGTGCTGATTCGGCTCTCGAAGGCGAAGCGCATGATCGTGGAACCGCTGCTGCGGCGGCGTTGGCGAGCGCTGGCCTCGAAGGCGGCGCGAGCGGATTATGATGCGCGCGCAAAGGCGTGA
- a CDS encoding acetyl-CoA C-acetyltransferase has protein sequence MPEAFIYDHVRTPRGRGKADGSLHEVTALALATVPLKALKDRNNLPEDSVDDVVLGVVDPVGEAGSDIARFAALKAGLGEAVPGVQISRFCASGLDAVNFAAAQVMSGQHELVIGGGAESMSRVGIGASGGAWPMDPSMAVPAYFMPQGVSADLIATKYGFSRDDVDAYAVQSQQRAGKAWDEGRFNKSVVPVKDINGLTLLAKDEHMRPTTTMQSLAQLQPSFTMMAQMGGFDGVAVQSHPEIERVNYVHHAGNSSGIVDGAGAVLLGSKEAGAKYGLKPRAKIRAFANVGSEPAMMLTGPVDVTEKLFARSGMKKSDIDLFELNEAFASVVLRYIQAFDIDNAKINVNGGAIALGHPLGATGAMILGTVLDELERTNKSTALVTLCIGGGMGTATIIERV, from the coding sequence ATGCCTGAGGCATTCATCTACGATCACGTTCGCACCCCCCGCGGCCGCGGCAAGGCCGACGGTTCGCTGCACGAAGTCACCGCGCTGGCGCTCGCCACCGTGCCGCTGAAGGCGTTGAAGGACCGCAACAACCTGCCGGAAGATTCCGTCGACGACGTCGTGCTCGGCGTGGTCGATCCGGTCGGTGAAGCCGGCTCCGACATCGCGCGCTTTGCCGCGCTGAAGGCGGGTCTCGGCGAAGCCGTGCCCGGCGTGCAGATCAGCCGCTTCTGTGCCTCCGGCCTCGACGCCGTGAACTTTGCCGCAGCCCAGGTGATGAGCGGCCAGCATGAGCTCGTGATCGGCGGCGGCGCCGAATCGATGAGTCGCGTCGGCATCGGCGCCTCCGGCGGCGCCTGGCCGATGGATCCGTCGATGGCCGTGCCGGCCTATTTCATGCCGCAGGGCGTCTCGGCCGATCTGATCGCCACCAAGTACGGCTTCTCGCGCGACGACGTCGATGCCTACGCCGTGCAGAGCCAGCAGCGCGCGGGCAAGGCCTGGGACGAGGGCCGCTTCAACAAGTCCGTCGTGCCTGTGAAGGACATCAACGGCCTCACCCTCCTCGCCAAGGATGAGCACATGCGTCCCACGACGACGATGCAGTCGCTGGCACAGCTGCAGCCGTCGTTCACGATGATGGCGCAGATGGGCGGCTTCGACGGTGTCGCGGTGCAGTCGCATCCGGAGATCGAGCGCGTCAATTACGTGCACCATGCCGGCAATTCGTCGGGTATCGTCGACGGCGCCGGCGCCGTGCTGCTCGGCAGCAAGGAGGCGGGCGCGAAGTACGGCCTGAAGCCGCGTGCAAAAATCCGGGCGTTCGCCAATGTCGGCTCGGAGCCGGCGATGATGCTGACCGGTCCGGTCGACGTCACCGAAAAGCTGTTCGCGCGTTCCGGCATGAAGAAGTCGGACATCGATCTGTTCGAGCTCAACGAGGCCTTTGCCTCGGTCGTGCTGCGCTACATCCAGGCCTTCGACATCGACAACGCCAAGATCAACGTCAATGGCGGCGCGATCGCGCTCGGACATCCGCTCGGCGCCACCGGTGCGATGATTCTGGGCACGGTGCTCGACGAGCTCGAGCGCACCAACAAGTCCACCGCCCTGGTCACGCTGTGTATCGGCGGCGGCATGGGCACCGCGACCATCATCGAGCGTGTCTAA
- a CDS encoding PAN domain-containing protein, whose protein sequence is MGKGRLPGTVMAMVLACVVACATLLSLAFASVPARAQTAFDRPGGDYFNAPVTSGDPEDCALLCERDRRCRAWSFSYPDIDGAAAVCWLKNTVPPRQPANCCISGVRGAGVIEPRVEGVETSIDRPGGDLRNFDLKEGEGEDVCKAACTADNKCRAFTYARPGYTGREARCFLKKDIKPPRRKAGFTSGVVR, encoded by the coding sequence ATGGGGAAGGGCCGCCTGCCTGGGACCGTCATGGCCATGGTCCTGGCTTGCGTCGTGGCGTGCGCCACGCTGCTGTCGCTCGCCTTCGCGAGCGTGCCCGCGCGCGCCCAGACGGCGTTCGACCGGCCCGGCGGCGATTATTTCAACGCGCCGGTCACATCGGGTGATCCCGAGGACTGTGCGCTGCTCTGCGAGCGCGATCGCCGCTGCCGCGCGTGGAGCTTCAGCTATCCTGACATCGACGGCGCCGCCGCCGTGTGCTGGCTCAAGAACACCGTGCCGCCGCGACAGCCTGCAAATTGCTGCATCTCCGGGGTGCGCGGTGCCGGCGTGATCGAGCCGCGCGTCGAGGGCGTGGAGACCTCGATCGACCGCCCCGGTGGCGATTTGCGCAATTTCGATCTCAAGGAAGGCGAGGGCGAGGACGTCTGCAAGGCTGCCTGCACCGCCGACAACAAGTGCCGCGCCTTCACCTATGCCCGGCCCGGCTATACCGGGCGTGAGGCGCGCTGCTTCCTGAAAAAGGATATCAAGCCGCCGCGGCGGAAGGCGGGGTTCACATCGGGCGTGGTGCGGTAG
- the lepB gene encoding signal peptidase I: protein MSVEKVTVTPKRKSSGWAGQLAQLAGIVAAVFIAKGALAEPFYVPSGSMEPTLLIGDALLASKFPYGYGTSSLPIQINLPETGRVFAETPKAGDVVVFRWPGDRSQAWVKRVVGLPGDRIQMRQGQLFINDRPAELKPDGVGAAEDDNGGSEPAYRYVETLPNGVKHLIFKMRDNGPLDNTPEVTVPPGHLFVLGDNRDNSADSRVPLRSGGVGLLPVDNLVGRADAVLGSWDLGMRGQPVWTWLSGFRLARFFTAVH from the coding sequence ATGAGCGTTGAGAAAGTGACTGTCACCCCCAAGCGGAAGAGCAGCGGCTGGGCCGGTCAGCTCGCGCAACTCGCCGGCATCGTCGCCGCGGTCTTCATCGCCAAGGGCGCGCTGGCCGAACCGTTCTACGTGCCGTCGGGCTCGATGGAGCCGACGCTGCTGATCGGCGACGCCCTGCTCGCTTCGAAATTCCCCTATGGCTACGGCACCTCGTCACTGCCGATCCAGATCAACCTGCCGGAAACAGGGCGCGTGTTCGCGGAGACGCCCAAGGCGGGCGACGTCGTCGTGTTTCGCTGGCCCGGCGACCGCTCGCAGGCCTGGGTCAAGCGCGTCGTCGGCCTGCCCGGTGACCGCATCCAGATGCGACAGGGGCAGCTCTTCATCAACGATCGCCCCGCCGAACTGAAGCCGGATGGCGTTGGCGCCGCCGAGGACGACAATGGCGGCAGCGAGCCCGCCTACCGATACGTCGAGACGCTGCCGAACGGCGTCAAGCACCTGATCTTCAAGATGCGTGACAATGGCCCGCTCGACAACACGCCGGAAGTGACGGTGCCGCCGGGCCATCTGTTCGTGCTCGGCGACAACCGAGACAATTCGGCCGACAGCCGCGTGCCGCTGCGCTCCGGCGGCGTTGGCCTGCTCCCGGTCGACAATCTCGTCGGCCGCGCAGACGCGGTGCTCGGCTCCTGGGATCTCGGCATGCGCGGCCAGCCGGTCTGGACTTGGCTCTCCGGCTTCCGCCTCGCCCGGTTCTTCACCGCCGTACACTGA